The window ACAGGACGGGCATGGGGACGGCTCCGGGAGCCGCGGGCACGCTCGGCCGCGCGGCGAAGCGGCGATGGTAGGCGAAGGCGCGGCGCTTGGCCATTCTGCGAAGCCCGGTGCAGCCGCGCGGCTGCGCGGCGCGTCGGACGGGGATGGGCGCGAGGCGCCCGGGGCCGGCCGCGTACTCGGAAAACGCCCGGCGCGACAAGGACTTGGCGCTCGCCGTGGTAAAATCGCAGGTTGCGAACGTCTCGGTGACCCCGATGGAAGCGGAACAACTGAACCTGATCGCCCACACGCTCGCCGACCTCGAATCGAGGACGGCCGAGATGCGGAGGTTCCTTTGACTTCGACCTGAAGTCGAAGACGCTGGAGGAAGTCCGCCGCGCGCTCGAGGATCCGCAGGTCTGGAGCGACCCGGAGAAGGCGCAGCAGCTCGGGCGCGAGAAGAAGGCGCTCGAAGGCGTCGTGACGACGCTCACCGATCTCGGACAGGGGCTCGCCGACAGCAGCGAACTGTTCGAACTCGCGCGCGACGACGGCGACGACGCGACGCTCGCGGCGGTCCGCGACGACGTCGCGCGTCTCGCGAAGACGCTCGAGGACCTCGAGTTCCGGCGGATGTTCGGAAACCCGATGGATCCGAACAACTGCTTCGTCGACATCCAGGCGGGCAGCGGCGGGACCGAGGCGCAGGACTGGGCGGCGATGCTCCTGCGCATGTACGTGCGCTACTGCGAGCGCAAGGGCTACGCGGTCGAGGTGCTCGAGGAGTCGGAAGGCGAGGTCGCGGGGCTCAAGAGCGCGTCGATCAAGGTCGGCGGCGACTACGCGTTCGGCCATCTGCGCACCGAGACCGGCGTCCACCGCCTCGTGCGCAAGAGCCCGTTCGACTCGAACGCCCGGCGACACACGTCGTTCGCGAGCGTGTTCGTCTACCCGGAGGTCGACGACTCGATCGAGATCGAAATCAATCCCGCCGACTTGCGCATCGACACCTATCGCTCGTCGGGCGCCGGCGGCCAGCACATCAACAAGACCGACTCGGCGGTGCGGATCACGCATCTGCCGACCAACATCGTCGTGCAATGCCAGAACGACCGCTCGCAGCACCGCAACCGCGCCGAGGCGATGGCGATGCTGAAGGCGAAGCTCTACGAACTCGAGCTGCGCAAGCGCCAGGCCGAGCAGCAGAAGCTCGAGGACAGCAAGACCGACATCGGCTGGGGCCACCAGATCCGCAGCTACGTGCTCGACCAGTCGCGCATCAAGGACCTCCGCACGAACCACGAGGTCGGCGACACCCAGCGCGTCCTCGACGGCGACCTCGACGACTTCATCGCCGCCAGCCTCAAACAAGGCGTGCAGTAGGCGTTGGCGTGATTTCCTTCATCTTCGACATCGACGGCACGATCATCGACTCGATGCCGTTCCACGGCAGCTCGTGGGAGGCGTTCCTCGTGCGCCGGGGCATCCCCTACGACGGCGAGCGCTTCCTGCGCAGCACGGCGGGACGCACCGGCGTCGAGATCATGCGCGAACTCTTCGGCCCGATGAGCGACGATGCCGCGTGGGCGCTCGTGCACGAGAAGGAGGACGTCTACCGCGAGCTCTTCCGGCCGGCCTTCCGCGAGATCGACGGCTTCCGCGC of the Burkholderiales bacterium genome contains:
- the prfB gene encoding peptide chain release factor 2 (programmed frameshift), coding for MEAEQLNLIAHTLADLESRTAEMRRFLDFDLKSKTLEEVRRALEDPQVWSDPEKAQQLGREKKALEGVVTTLTDLGQGLADSSELFELARDDGDDATLAAVRDDVARLAKTLEDLEFRRMFGNPMDPNNCFVDIQAGSGGTEAQDWAAMLLRMYVRYCERKGYAVEVLEESEGEVAGLKSASIKVGGDYAFGHLRTETGVHRLVRKSPFDSNARRHTSFASVFVYPEVDDSIEIEINPADLRIDTYRSSGAGGQHINKTDSAVRITHLPTNIVVQCQNDRSQHRNRAEAMAMLKAKLYELELRKRQAEQQKLEDSKTDIGWGHQIRSYVLDQSRIKDLRTNHEVGDTQRVLDGDLDDFIAASLKQGVQ